A stretch of Pseudomonadota bacterium DNA encodes these proteins:
- a CDS encoding peptidase C1: protein MASKKTQNLEGYQLTATADLPDNRDWEYKAPPSPLKTAMAKPRSLQILDQKSEGACTGFGIAAVINLLNQNRGSKVRVSPRMLYEMARKHDEWPGESYAGSSCRGAIKGFANMGVCRDNYWPYVDGKPGNLTVKAAKDAHANTIGAYYRLSHRISDFHAALNEAGAIYCSADVHGGWSSSAIKNGAIPFRDKNSGGHAFALIGYNRKGFWVQNSWGKSWGQSGTALWSYEDWYENIVDAWVLSLALPTPKIWHMGTAEAGLVRGDAAGAGSAPPRGKIAGHFVHIDDGGFHDAGSYWSNLEDIKTTAANLAASNNYDHLMIYAHGGLNSPKASAMRIAAMRDVFKDNRIYPFHVMYDTGVLEELKDVIVSRGERAGARAGGLSDWWDQLIERMARRPGRALWREMKFGARAGFQHNNAGVQTLQTFAGALSKGAGFKYKVHLVGHSTGAILLAHLLEALKGVAPKLRVNSCALLAPAATMDLYKSHYHPMLANGAGAFGIDQMTVYNLNEKLELDDTVGPYRKSLLHFVSRSFEENTPAPILGMQMHGKSLDNTLPRLEMIYSHGDATKEARTLSTVHGGFDNDPATLNDVLKRMLGKKPKREFTKADLEY from the coding sequence ATGGCCAGTAAAAAAACACAGAATCTGGAAGGCTACCAATTGACCGCCACGGCGGATCTTCCCGACAACCGCGACTGGGAGTACAAAGCACCCCCGAGTCCGCTCAAGACCGCCATGGCGAAACCGCGCTCGCTGCAGATTCTCGATCAGAAAAGCGAAGGTGCATGCACCGGTTTCGGTATTGCGGCGGTGATCAACCTGCTTAATCAGAACCGTGGCAGCAAGGTGCGTGTCAGTCCGCGCATGCTCTACGAGATGGCGCGCAAGCACGATGAGTGGCCCGGCGAGTCCTATGCCGGGTCTTCATGTCGTGGGGCGATCAAGGGATTCGCCAACATGGGCGTCTGTCGTGACAACTACTGGCCTTATGTCGATGGCAAACCGGGTAATCTCACTGTCAAAGCGGCCAAGGACGCACACGCTAACACCATCGGGGCCTATTACCGGCTCAGCCATCGTATCAGCGATTTTCACGCCGCACTCAATGAGGCGGGTGCGATCTACTGCTCGGCCGACGTGCACGGCGGCTGGAGTTCAAGCGCGATCAAGAACGGTGCGATTCCCTTTCGCGACAAAAACAGCGGCGGGCATGCCTTCGCCCTGATCGGTTACAACAGAAAAGGGTTCTGGGTGCAGAATTCGTGGGGCAAGAGCTGGGGACAGAGTGGTACCGCGCTCTGGAGCTACGAAGACTGGTACGAGAACATCGTCGACGCCTGGGTGCTCAGTCTGGCGCTGCCCACGCCCAAGATCTGGCATATGGGAACTGCCGAAGCGGGGCTGGTGCGCGGAGACGCGGCGGGTGCGGGCAGTGCGCCGCCGCGTGGCAAGATCGCCGGGCATTTTGTTCACATTGACGACGGGGGGTTTCATGATGCGGGCAGTTATTGGAGCAATCTCGAGGACATCAAAACGACCGCTGCCAATCTCGCCGCCAGCAACAACTACGATCACCTGATGATCTATGCCCATGGTGGGCTGAACAGCCCCAAGGCCTCGGCGATGCGCATTGCAGCCATGCGCGACGTGTTCAAGGATAACCGCATCTATCCGTTTCACGTGATGTACGACACGGGAGTTCTCGAGGAGCTGAAGGATGTGATCGTGTCGCGCGGCGAGCGCGCCGGTGCGCGGGCCGGTGGTTTGAGCGACTGGTGGGATCAATTGATCGAACGCATGGCGCGGCGTCCTGGACGTGCATTGTGGCGGGAAATGAAATTCGGCGCGCGCGCCGGTTTCCAACACAACAATGCGGGTGTACAGACGCTGCAAACCTTCGCCGGTGCGTTGAGTAAAGGCGCCGGCTTCAAATACAAAGTGCATCTTGTGGGCCACAGCACCGGCGCCATCCTTCTTGCCCATCTGTTGGAGGCGTTGAAAGGAGTAGCCCCCAAGCTGCGTGTCAACTCCTGCGCGCTGTTGGCCCCGGCGGCGACCATGGATCTTTACAAGAGCCACTATCATCCAATGCTGGCCAATGGCGCCGGCGCTTTCGGTATCGATCAGATGACGGTCTACAATCTCAATGAAAAGCTGGAACTGGACGATACGGTCGGGCCGTACCGAAAATCGCTGCTCCATTTTGTATCACGCTCGTTCGAGGAGAATACTCCGGCTCCTATCCTGGGGATGCAGATGCACGGCAAGTCATTGGATAACACGCTGCCGCGTCTGGAGATGATCTACAGCCACGGCGACGCCACCAAGGAGGCGCGCACGCTGAGCACCGTTCATGGTGGCTTCGATAACGATCC
- a CDS encoding branched-chain amino acid ABC transporter permease: MTRKAQSWLSVVLVVAGQAYAAEVSADEVGIQRISSIPQDAGEHLLFLLQQIVNAATVSAVYGLIALGYTLVFRIIGRINLAFGDFAMVGGVFTFVTLAVLASLGEFLTPLALAVTLLLVAATGAVYGAVSFRLVFNPLRRAATYAPIVATLGLGIALRELVRLTQGAQTRWLPPVYSDTLVLWHSAGYSLTIVPGQLLVIGLVLMVYGGIWWLLCRTRFGYRFRASSEDPGMAALCGVAVERVVAQTVALSTALAMLSGYILMIHYGGVDTASGFFIGFKALVAAVVGGIGSVPGAMLGGLLIGLLETFWAAYFSFEYRDIAVFAVLTLVLIFRPTGIMADALHREDGRCSSR, translated from the coding sequence ATGACCAGGAAAGCACAGAGTTGGTTGTCGGTGGTGCTGGTGGTGGCTGGCCAGGCGTATGCCGCGGAGGTTTCCGCCGACGAGGTCGGGATACAGCGAATCTCGAGCATTCCACAGGATGCGGGTGAGCATCTGCTTTTTCTGTTGCAACAGATCGTGAACGCAGCAACCGTCAGCGCGGTGTACGGCCTCATCGCGCTGGGGTATACGCTGGTGTTTCGCATCATTGGGCGAATCAATCTGGCATTTGGTGATTTTGCGATGGTTGGCGGGGTTTTCACCTTTGTCACCCTTGCGGTGCTCGCGAGTCTAGGGGAGTTTTTGACGCCACTCGCGCTGGCCGTGACACTGCTGCTCGTCGCTGCGACAGGTGCGGTCTATGGTGCGGTCTCGTTCCGGTTGGTCTTCAATCCGCTACGCCGCGCTGCAACCTACGCCCCGATCGTGGCCACGCTGGGATTGGGTATTGCGCTGCGGGAACTGGTCCGCCTGACGCAAGGGGCGCAGACCCGCTGGTTGCCGCCGGTATACAGTGACACGCTGGTATTGTGGCATAGCGCCGGCTACTCGTTGACCATCGTGCCGGGCCAACTCCTGGTGATCGGTTTGGTGTTGATGGTCTACGGTGGGATCTGGTGGTTGCTGTGCCGAACGCGCTTCGGCTATCGGTTTCGAGCCAGTTCGGAAGATCCTGGTATGGCTGCGCTTTGCGGTGTGGCGGTGGAGCGTGTGGTGGCTCAAACCGTTGCGCTGAGCACCGCTTTGGCCATGCTCTCGGGCTACATCCTGATGATTCACTATGGTGGCGTGGATACCGCCAGCGGTTTCTTCATCGGGTTCAAGGCCCTGGTAGCGGCGGTGGTCGGCGGTATCGGCTCGGTGCCGGGCGCGATGCTGGGTGGCTTGCTGATCGGGTTGCTGGAAACCTTCTGGGCGGCCTATTTCAGCTTTGAGTACCGCGATATTGCCGTGTTTGCGGTGCTGACGCTGGTGCTGATATTTCGCCCCACAGGCATCATGGCGGATGCATTACACCGCGAAGATGGGCGGTGCAGCAGCCGCTGA